A stretch of Solanum stenotomum isolate F172 unplaced genomic scaffold, ASM1918654v1 scaffold11127, whole genome shotgun sequence DNA encodes these proteins:
- the LOC125849836 gene encoding extensin-3-like yields the protein MGKMASLGATLLVVLVSLSLASESSANYQYSSPPPPKEPYHPSPTPYHPAPVYKSPPPLTPVYKSPPPPKEPYYPPHTPLYKSPPPPKEPYYPPHTPVYKSPPPPTPVYKSPPPPKEPYYPPHTPTYKSPPPPTPVYKSPPPPKEPYYPPHTPTYKSPPPPTYKSPPPPTYKSPPPPNEPYYPPHTPTYKSPPPPTPVYKSPPPPKEPYYPPHTPTYKSPPPPKEPYYPPHTPTYKSPPPPTPIYKSPPPPKEPYYPPHTPTYKSPPPPKEPYYPPYTPTYKSPPPPKEPYYPPHTPAYKSPPPPTPVYKSPPPPKDPYYPPHTPTYKSPPPPTPVYKSPPPPKEPYYPPHTPTYKSPPPPKEPYYPPHTPTYKSPPPPTPVYKSPPPPKEPYYPPHTPVYKSPPPPTPVYNSPPPPYYLYTSPPPPYHYLRGQQHLSFVSNIGKMASLVATLLVVLVSLSLASESSANYQYSSSPPPNESYHPSPKPYNPAPVYKSPPPPTPVYNSPPPPKETYYPPHTLVYKSPPPPKEPYYPPHTPTYKSPPPPKEPYYPPHTLTYKSPPPPTPIYKSPPPPKEQYYPPHTPTYKSPPLPNPIYKSPPPPKEPYYPPHTPVYKSPPPSTLVYKSPPPPTLIYKSPPPPKEPYYPPHTPIYKSPPLPTPVYNSPPPPTPVYKSPPPPKEPYYPPHSPVYKSPPPPTPVYKSPPPPKEPFYPPHTPVYKSPPPPKEPYYPPHTPVYKSPPPPTPVYKPPPPPTPVYNSPPPPHYLYTSPPPPYHY from the exons CATATCATCCCGCACCGGTTTACAAATCTCCACCGCCGCTAACTCCGGTTTACAAATCTCCACCACCACCCAAAGAGCCATACTACCCTCCACACACTCCGTTGTACAAGTCGCCACCACCACCCAAGGAGCCATACTACCCTCCACACACCCCTGTCTACAAGTCGCCACCTCCACCAACTCCTGTTTACAAGTCGCCACCACCTCCCAAGGAGCCATACTACCCTCCACacaccccaacctacaagtcgCCACCTCCACCAACTCCCGTTTACAAGTCACCACCACCTCCAAAAGAGCCATACTACCCTCCACACACACCAACCTACAAGTCGCCACCACCACCAACCTACAAGTCGCCACCACCACCAACCTACAAGTCGCCACCACCACCAAATGAGCCATACTACCCTCCCCacaccccaacctacaagtcgCCACCTCCACCAACTCCCGTTTACAAGTCACCACCACCTCCCAAGGAGCCATACTACCCTCCACACACACCAACCTACAagtcaccaccaccaccaaagGAGCCATACTACCCTCCCCacaccccaacctacaagtcgCCACCTCCACCAACTCCCATTTACAAGTCACCACCACCTCCCAAGGAGCCATACTACCCTCCACACACACCAACCTACAAGTCGCCACCACCACCCAAGGAGCCATACTATCCTCCATacaccccaacctacaagtcgCCACCACCACCCAAGGAGCCATACTACCCTCCACACACACCAGCCTACAAGTCACCACCTCCACCAACTCCCGTTTACAAGTCGCCACCACCACCAAAGGATCCATACTATCCTCCACacaccccaacctacaagtctCCACCTCCACCAACTCCCGTTTACAAGTCGCCACCACCACCCAAGGAGCCATACTACCCTCCACacaccccaacctacaagtcgCCACCACCACCCAAGGAGCCATACTACCCTCCACACACCCCAACATACAAGTCGCCACCTCCACCAACTCCCGTTTACAAGTCACCACCACCACCCAAGGAGCCATACTACCCTCCACACACTCCAGTCTACAAGTCGCCACCACCACCAACTCCTGTCTACAACTCTCCTCCACCACCTTACTATCTTTACACCTCTCCCCCTCCTCCCTACCATTA CTTAAGAGGACAACAACATCTCTCCTTTGTTTCAAATATTGGGAAAATGGCCTCTCTAGTTGCTACTCTTTTAGTTGTTTTAGTGTCACTTAGCTTAGCTTCCGAAAGCTCAGCTAATTATCAATACTCATCTTCCCCACCACCAAATGAGTCATACCACCCTTCACCAAAACCTTATAATCCCGCACCAGTTTACAAGTCTCCACCGCCGCCAACTCCAGTTTACAATTCTCCACCACCACCGAAGGAGACATACTACCCTCCCCACACTCTAGTGTACAAGTCGCCGCCACCACCCAAGGAGCCATATTACCCTCCACacaccccaacctacaagtcgCCACCACCACCCAAGGAGCCATATTACCCTCCACACACCCTAACCTACAAGTCGCCACCTCCACCAACTCCCATTTACAAGTCGCCACCACCACCAAAGGAGCAATACTACCCTCCACacaccccaacctacaagtcgCCACCTCTGCCAAATCCTATTTACAAGTCACCACCTCCGCCAAAAGAGCCATACTACCCTCCACACACTCCAGTTTACAAGTCGCCACCTCCATCGACTCTAGTTTATAAGTCTCCACCTCCACCAACTCTTATTTACAAGTCGCCGCCACCACCTAAGGAGCCATACTACCCTCCACACACCCCAATCTATAAGTCGCCACCTCTACCAACTCCCGTTTACAATTCACCACCTCCACCAACTCCAGTCTATAAGTCACCACCACCACCCAAAGAGCCATACTACCCTCCACACAGCCCAGTGTACAAGTCGCCACCTCCACCAACTCCAGTCTATAAGTCACCACCACCACCGAAAGAGCCATTCTACCCTCCACACACCCCAGTGTACAAGTCGCCACCACCACCCAAGGAGCCATACTATCCTCCACATACTCCAGTCTACAAGTCGCCACCTCCACCAACTCCCGTTTACAA acctccaccaccaccaactCCAGTCTACAACTCTCCACCACCACCCCACTATCTTTACACCTCTCCCCCTCCTCCCTACCATTACTAA
- the LOC125849837 gene encoding extensin-3-like, translating into MGKMASLVVTLLVTYFPPHTPVYKLPPPPKEPYYPPHTPTYKSPPPPTPIYKSPLPPIPVYNSPPPPTEPYYPPHTPVYKSPPPPTPIYKSPPPPKEPYYPPHTPTYKSPSPSTPFYKSSPLPTSVYNSPPPPNRHHHPTPIYKSPPPPKEPYNLSHTPTYKSPPPPTPIYKSPPPPNEPYYPPRTSVYKSPPPPTPVYKSPPPPTPVYKSPPPPKEPYYPPHTLIYKSPPPPTPVYKSPPPPKEPYYPPHSPSPPPPTPDYKSPPPPKEPYYFPHTPTYKSPPPPTPVYKSPPPPKDLYYPPHTPTYKSPPPPKEPYYPPHTPTYKSPPPPTPVYNFPPPPTPVYKSPPPPHYLYTSPPPPYHY; encoded by the exons ATGGGGAAAATGGCCTCTCTAGTTGTCACTCTTTTAGTG ACATACTTCCCTCCACACACTCCAGTGTACAAGTTGCCACCACCACCCAAGGAACCATACTACCCTCCACACACCCCAACTTACAAGTCGCCACCTCCACCAACTCCTATTTACAAGTCTCCACTGCCGCCAATTCCGGTTTACAATTCTCCACCACCACCGACGGAGCCATACTACCCTCCACACACTCCAGTGTACAAGTCGCCACCACCTCCGACGCCAATTTACAAGTCGCCACCACCACCCAAGGAGCCATACTACCCTCCACacaccccaacctacaagtcaCCATCTCCATCAACTCCTTTTTACAAGTCTTCACCGCTGCCAACTTCGGTTTACAATTCTCCACCCCCACCAaa TCGCCACCACCACCCGACACCAATTTACAAGTCACCACCACCACCGAAGGAGCCATACAACCTTTCACacaccccaacctacaagtctCCACCTCCACCAACTCCCATTTACAAGTCGCCACCACCACCAAATGAGCCATACTACCCTCCACGCACTTCAGTTTACAAGTCGCCACCTCCACCGACTCCAGTTTATAAGTCTCCACCTCCACCAACTCCTGTTTACAAGTCGCCACCACCACCTAAGGAGCCATACTACCCTCCCCACACCCTAATCTATAAGTCACCACCTCCACCAACTCCAGTCTATAAGTCACCACCACCACCCAAAGAGCCATACTACCCTCCACACAGCCCA TCGCCACCTCCACCAACTCCCGATTACAAGTCACCACCACCACCCAAGGAGCCATACTATTTTCCACataccccaacctacaagtcaCCACCTCCACCAACTCCAGTTTACAAGTCGCCACCACCACCCAAGGATCTATACTACCCTCCACACACCCCGACTTACAAGTCGCCACCACCACCCAAGGAGCCATACTACCCTCCACataccccaacctacaagtcgCCACCTCCACCAACTCCCGTTTACAACTTTCCACCGCCACCAACTCCAGTCTACAAGTCTCCACCACCACCCCATTATCTATACACCTCTCCCCCTCCTCCCTACCATTATTAA